The following is a genomic window from Hydrogenobaculum sp. Y04AAS1.
GTTTAGCTTGTTTAACATGTTTGTAATGTCTTTACCACCCCCATGCACAAGCACTACCTTTATACCTACGTACCTAAGAAGGGCTATATCCTTTGCAAAAGAATGTTTTAGTTCCTCCTCTTCCATGGCAGCCCCGCCGTATTTTACTACAAAAACTTTGCCGTAAAAATCTCTTATAAAAGGTAGTGCCTCTTGAAGTATAAGGGCTTTTTCTAAAAGCTGTTCCATCTTAAAAGCCTCATAAAAGTTTTTTCTGAGAAGACGTAACAACAGTTTCAGATAAAGAAGGATGAGTATACATGCATCTTGACAAAAACTCTACGTCTTTTCCAGCTTTTACTATGTGTACCACTTGATGAATTAGCTCTCCAGCCTGAGGTCCCAGTATTTCTGCTCCTAAAATCTCTTTTGTGTTGGCATCGTATATTACCTTTGCGTATCCTTCGGCTTCATCGTCTATAATAGCTTTTGGGTTTTTAGCAAAGGTGGCAGTACCAACTTCATAATCTAGTTCCATATCTTCTGCTTGATCTATATTTATACCAAAAGATGCAATTTCATAAGCTGAGTATATAATCTTTGGCACAAGCTTATAATCTAATTTTTCTGCATCGTTGTTTATATGGGCTACAGCGGTTCTTCCTTCGTACATAGATTTATGAGCAAGCATCAAAGGCGATGTCACATCACCGCAGGCGTATATATGGTTTACAGATGTTTTGGCGTATTCATCTATTTTTACATATCCTTTTTCTGTAAGAGCTATGTCTGTATTTTCTATACCTATGTCTTTTGTGTTTGGGGCCCTTCCAACAGCTTCCAATATAATATCGTATTCTATGATAGTGCCGTCTTTTAAAATAGCTTTTCTTTTACCATCTTCTTCTATAAGATTTTCTATGGTATTTGAAGTAAATATCTTTACACCTAAGCTTTTAAGCTTTTTACTAAGATAAGAAGCGCTATCTTCTGATTCTGAAGGTATTATTCTTTTTGAAATATCTACCAAATATACATCTATATCATACATTCTAAATATATATGCAAATTCCACACCCACTACACCAGCCCCTACTATGAGAACTGATTTTGGTTTTTCTGTGATACCCCAGATGGTATCCGTGTTGTATATTTTAAACTTTGTTTTGTCGTAGTGAAGTATGCTAACCACAGAAGAACCAGTAGAAAGAAGTATATATTTGCCTTTTATTACATCTTCTTTTGTGGTTTCTATAGTGTTGTTGTCTTTAAATCTACCTTTTCCATAGTATATATCTATTTTTAAGCTTTTAGCATAAGCTTTGAAACTTTCCCTTATGTCGCTGACGGCGTTGTCCCTATGCTCTTTAAAAGCAAGCCAGTCTATATCTTGGCTGTTTATCTTGATACCGTATTTTATACCCCTTGAAAGATGCTCTCTTAGTTTAGCACCAAATCTCATATATTTGGATGGTATACAGCCTCTATTTAGGCAATTGCCACCTATGGTTTTTTCTGATATATCTATCATAGCAACGTGCATGCCGTATCTTTTGGCATGGAGCATAGCTTCATAACCACCAGACCCGGCTCCAAATATAACTATGTCATATTCTTTCATCTTCCTTACTCCTATCCTTTTTGGTATCTTTAATTTTATTCTTTCTTCGTTCTTTGTAAACCTCTTGTCTTATGTCTTTTATCAATTTTTTGTATTTGTAAAAAACGCCTGGAATCTTTATAGGAAGATGATAATATTTTTCAAGCATAAGCATAATATCTTCTGTGGTAAGATATTTTTTGTTGGTAATAAGTGTTTTTATATATTTGTATATCCTTGAGTCTTTTTTCACTATTTAACCACTACGCATTTGTGATGATTTATATATGTTTTATAAACATGCTCTATGTCTTCTTTGGAGACTTTGTTTACAAGATTTTCGTAATCAAAAACTGCATCTTTACCAAGCCCTATAAGCTCATAATATCCCATAGTGTAAGATTTGCTAAACCTCGTTTGATGCTCCAAAGAAAAATTACCTATTAGCTTTTGTTTGGCAAGTGTTATATCCTCTTCATCGATTTCAAGGTTTTTGATGATGTCGTTAAGGTCTTCTAAAGCGCTTTGAGATTTTTCTACAGATGTTCCTATATAAGCTATCATCTTAGAGCAATAAATATTTGTAGAAATAGAGCTATTTACCGCATACGCATAACCTTTTTCTTCTCTTAAAATCTTAAAAAGTACAGAGCTCATACCGTTTCCAAGGATTGCATTTAGTACTTTAAAAGCAAAATACTCATTTTTATCTATTGGCAAAGGAGCATCGTATCCACACATAACGCTAGCTTGGGTTCCGCCTCTTTCTATATCAAGTACATCGGAGTTATCTACTTTAGGACATACATTTATAGGCTTTGTTTCTTGGCTTTTAGAAAAAACATCAGATATGCGTTTTATAGTTTCAATATCTTCATTTTCTAAGTTATCTCCTACTACGCTTATTATAGGTTCTTGGGTTAATATATCGGCGTATCTTTTTTTAACATCTTCAAGGGATATACTTTTTACACTATCTTCAGTGCCTAAGCTTGATATCTCATAGGGTGTATTTTTGTAAAGTATTTTTCTTAAATTATCAAAAGCAAAATCAAAAGGTCTTTCTCTTCTTGATTTTATAGTAGATAGTGCGTGTTGTTTTTCTATTTCTAACGCATCTTCTTCAAATATGCTATCTGTTAGTACTTCTTTAAGGGTTTTTGTAGCTTCTTTTAGCACATGTTTTTTTGTGGCTATCGATATATTTATAAAATCTCCGTAGGTTTTAAATCTCAAAAACCCGCCTACAGATTCAAAAATCTCGTTTATCTCTTGTGATGTTTTAGAAGTGGTTTTTTTACCCATTAGTGATGTGGTGATGTTTGTAAGGCCTTTTATAGGCTCATCCATAGCACCATCTTTTAAAAAGATGTTTATAGCTACTATATCAAAATCAGATTTTGGATCATGGTATGTAAAGTTTTCCATATTTAACTCCAAGAATCATCTTGATTTGTATCTATATCTCCATCAGAACCCCAATCGTTTCCGCCATTAAAATCTACGTTGTTGTCTGTATCTTGGTTTGTTATGTCTTGTGTGTTATCTATGGGCGGTTCGTTGTAATAGTTGGAACCCATGCCAAAGCCTCCTCCAAAACCACCGCTAAATATAGAGCCCATCAAAGAGCCCATCGCCATCATGCCAAGCAAGTCCATAAAAGACATCCCACCACCCATCATGCCAGGTCCTATAGGTTGCTGGTTTTGATAGTTTTGCTGGGTATTTGTATTTTGAAGGTTTTTCAGATCATCATGGTTTTCATAGGTGTTTTTAACACCTGTAGCCACTTCTTTTAGCTTGTCTTTTAGATTTTCAAAATATATATAGGAGCCTTCTATGTCTTGAATTTCGTTGTTTTTAAGCTTTTGAAGTAAATCTATCATATTTTGTTTTATTTCGCTTAGTTCGTTTAATCTGTCTGATAAATCTTTTTTGGCTGGATCATCGTCTTTTAAAGACACCAAATCTATAGATAGTTTTGTTTTCACCTTTTCAACATTCTCAAGATACAACGTAAGCTCTTGCATAAGCTTTGTCTTTATATCTTGATTGCTTTTGTTTGTAAGTTTGTTTGACATGTACAAAAATACAGCCCCCACTATCAGTAAACCACCTATTAAGAAAAATATCATAGCACCTCCAAAAGTACCCTTTTTGACTTTGACAGATTTTTCTAAATCCCTTTCGTAATTTTTTAAATAACCTTTATGGGCAAATGACTCTGAAGGGTCAAGTTTTTTTGCTATGCTTAACTCATTTAGAGCTTTGTTGTATTTTCCTTCAATGTAGTAAACTT
Proteins encoded in this region:
- a CDS encoding NAD(P)/FAD-dependent oxidoreductase produces the protein MKEYDIVIFGAGSGGYEAMLHAKRYGMHVAMIDISEKTIGGNCLNRGCIPSKYMRFGAKLREHLSRGIKYGIKINSQDIDWLAFKEHRDNAVSDIRESFKAYAKSLKIDIYYGKGRFKDNNTIETTKEDVIKGKYILLSTGSSVVSILHYDKTKFKIYNTDTIWGITEKPKSVLIVGAGVVGVEFAYIFRMYDIDVYLVDISKRIIPSESEDSASYLSKKLKSLGVKIFTSNTIENLIEEDGKRKAILKDGTIIEYDIILEAVGRAPNTKDIGIENTDIALTEKGYVKIDEYAKTSVNHIYACGDVTSPLMLAHKSMYEGRTAVAHINNDAEKLDYKLVPKIIYSAYEIASFGINIDQAEDMELDYEVGTATFAKNPKAIIDDEAEGYAKVIYDANTKEILGAEILGPQAGELIHQVVHIVKAGKDVEFLSRCMYTHPSLSETVVTSSQKKLL
- a CDS encoding pitrilysin family protein, encoding MENFTYHDPKSDFDIVAINIFLKDGAMDEPIKGLTNITTSLMGKKTTSKTSQEINEIFESVGGFLRFKTYGDFINISIATKKHVLKEATKTLKEVLTDSIFEEDALEIEKQHALSTIKSRRERPFDFAFDNLRKILYKNTPYEISSLGTEDSVKSISLEDVKKRYADILTQEPIISVVGDNLENEDIETIKRISDVFSKSQETKPINVCPKVDNSDVLDIERGGTQASVMCGYDAPLPIDKNEYFAFKVLNAILGNGMSSVLFKILREEKGYAYAVNSSISTNIYCSKMIAYIGTSVEKSQSALEDLNDIIKNLEIDEEDITLAKQKLIGNFSLEHQTRFSKSYTMGYYELIGLGKDAVFDYENLVNKVSKEDIEHVYKTYINHHKCVVVK
- a CDS encoding tetratricopeptide repeat protein, encoding MKKYILLLLVIFSLGFSQVLPKPSDIAKEVQAGHYQKAEDLLKEVLQKDPNSAKAHYMLSQVYYIEGKYNKALNELSIAKKLDPSESFAHKGYLKNYERDLEKSVKVKKGTFGGAMIFFLIGGLLIVGAVFLYMSNKLTNKSNQDIKTKLMQELTLYLENVEKVKTKLSIDLVSLKDDDPAKKDLSDRLNELSEIKQNMIDLLQKLKNNEIQDIEGSYIYFENLKDKLKEVATGVKNTYENHDDLKNLQNTNTQQNYQNQQPIGPGMMGGGMSFMDLLGMMAMGSLMGSIFSGGFGGGFGMGSNYYNEPPIDNTQDITNQDTDNNVDFNGGNDWGSDGDIDTNQDDSWS